From a region of the Nyctibius grandis isolate bNycGra1 chromosome 12, bNycGra1.pri, whole genome shotgun sequence genome:
- the BCAR1 gene encoding breast cancer anti-estrogen resistance protein 1 isoform X2 codes for MNYLNVLAKALYDNVAESPDELSFRKGDIMTVLERNTQGLDGWWLCSLHGRQGIVPGNRLKILVGMYDKKQQQQQQQQAPGPAQGQAPPQPPVPQPALPYHHQGGYTPLSPASQYTPMHPAYAPQGDNVYLMPVPSKGQQGLYPGSVPTGQFPPAPAKQPPAYPKQTPPHAFPSPGQEIYQVPPSLGQAAEAYPGGSASPPQDVYQVPPSAGQAQDIYQVPPSLDMRSWEGPKPQGKVLVPTRVGQVYVYDSPKGEQDEYDFPRHLLSAGSQEIYDVPPVRGGVPSQFSQEVYDTPPMAVKGPNGQDPGQEIYDVPSSVEKNLHQTVYDVPPSVSKDVPDGPAREETYDVPPAFAKQKTFDPSRHPLVLAQQEPYLPEDVYDVPPVAGKGAPEPLLSHEIYDVPPSLKKLGGSAFPSQEVYDVPRDLHAPGKGSLDTEGEYIYDVPPQVDREAKGADGKRLSASSTGSTRSNISTSSLDVVPVKEPAKGTGKEFSLDLDAAMETLAKLQHGVGGAVSYLMSFIGANWRSPEHMEANAASIRGAAEGVRTALRDLLEFARGAVGNAAQASDRSLYAKLSKQLQKMEEVYQALARHGQALDACHWAPSTLAGGKPGTDDLEHFVMHSRGVPDDTKQLASFLHGNASLLFKRTKPVAESGGHGPSHPSDKASSIQSRPLPSPPKLLAQESPDGPYENSESGWMEDYDYVHLQGKEEFEKTQKELLEKGNIIRQSKDQLEHQQLKQFERLEQEVTRPIDNDLSNWSPPQHYGPARGGGALCPADRQLLLFYLEQCEANLTTLTNAVDAFFTAVSSNQPPKIFVAHSKFVILSAHKLVFIGDTLSRQAKAQDVQHKVMHYSNLLCEMLKEIVVTTKAAALHYPSPAASKDMVERVKDLANSTQQFRMVLGQLAAM; via the exons ATGAACTACCTG AACGTGCTGGCCAAGGCGCTGTACGACAACGTGGCCGAGTCGCCGGACGAGCTCTCCTTCCGCAAAGGCGACATCATGACGGTGCTGGAGCGCAACACGCAGGGGCTGGACGGCTGGTGGCTCTGCTCGCTCCACGGCCGGCAGGGCATCGTCCCCGGGAACCGCCTCAAGATCCTGGTGGGGATGTACgacaagaagcagcagcagcagcagcagcagcaagcgcCAGGCCCGGCGCAGGGACAGGCACCGCCGCAGCCGCCGGTGCCGCAGCCGGCTCTGCCTTACCACCACCAAGGGGGCTACACCCCGCTGTCGCCCGCCTCGCAGTACACACCCATGCACCCTGCTTATGCCCCCCAAGGGGACAACGTCTACCTGATGCCGGTCCCCAGCAAGGGACAGCAGGGTCTCTACCCGGGCTCGGTGCCCACCGGACAGTTTCCGCCTGCCCCGGCTAAGCAGCCGCCCGCCTACCCGAAGCAGACGCCTCCCCAcgccttccccagccccggccAGGAGATCTACCAGgtgcccccctccctgggccAAGCGGCAGAAGCGTACCCcgggggctctgccagccccccccAGGACGTCTACCAGGTTCCTCCCTCTGCCGGGCAGGCTCAAGACATCTACCAGGTGCCCCCATCGTTGGACATGAGGAGCTGGGAAGGGCCCAAGCCGCAAGGAAAG GTGCTGGTGCCCACCCGCGTGGGGCAAGTGTATGTCTACGACTCCCCCAAGGGCGAGCAGGATGAGTACGATTTCCCTCGCCACCTCCTCTCGGCGGGCTCCCAGGAGATCTACGACGTGCCGCCTGTCCGAGGGGGGGTCCCAAGCCAGTTCAGCCAggag GTCTACGACACTCCCCCCATGGCAGTGAAGGGTCCTAACGGGCAGGACCCAGGGCAGGAGATCTACGACGTGCCGTCCAGCGTGGAGAAGAACCTGCACCAAACT GTGTATGACGTCCCCCCCTCGGTGAGCAAGGACGTGCCGGACGGCCCCGCGCGGGAGGAGACCTACGACGTGCCCCCCGCCTTCGCCAAGCAGAAAACCTTCGACCCCTCCCGCCACCCCCTCGTCCTGGCCCAGCAGGAGCCCTACTTGCCAGAGGACGTCTACGACGTGCCGCCGGTGGCTGGGAAAGGCGCCCCCGAGCCACTGCTCTCCCACGAGATCTACGACGTGCCCCCCAGCCTCAAGAAGCTGGGGGGGTCAGCCTTCCCCTCCCAGGAGGTGTACGATGTACCCCGGGACCTGCACGCCCCGGGCAAGGGCTCCCTGGACACGGAGGGCGAGTACATCTACGACGTCCCACCGCAAGTGGACCGCGAGGCCAAGGGCGCCGACGGCAAGCGCCTCTCGGCCTCCAGCACGGGCAGCACCCGCAGCAACATCTCCACGTCCTCGCTGGACGTGGTGCCCGTGAAGGAGCCGGCCAAGGGAACCGGCAAGGAGTTCTCCTTGGACTTGGACGCCGCCATGGAGACGCTGGCCAAGCTCCAGCACGGCGTCGGCGGCGCCGTCTCCTACCTCATGTCCTTCATCGGTGCCAACTGGCGCAGCCCCGAGCACATGGAGGCCAACGCCGCCAGCATCCGCGGGGCAGCCGAGGGCGTCCGGACGGCCCTCCGGGACCTGCTGGAGTTTGCCCGGGGGGCGGTGGGCAATGCCGCCCAGGCCTCCGACCGCTCCCTCTACGCCAAGCtcagcaagcagctgcagaagatgGAGGAGGTCTACCAGGCCCTGGCACGGCACGGCCAAGCGCTGGACGCTTGCCACTGGGCCCCGAGCACCCTGGCCGGAGGCAAGCCGGGCACGGATGACTTGGAGCACTTTGTCATGCACTCGCGCGGCGTCCCCGATGACACCAAGCAGTTGGCCTCCTTCCTGCACGGCAACGCCTCCCTCCTCTTCAAACGGACAAAGCCGGTGGCGGAGAGTGGTGGCCACGGACCCTCTCACCCGTCTGACAAGGCCAGCAGCATCCAGTCGCGGCCACTGCCCTCCCCGCCCAAGCTGCTGGCCCAGGAGTCCCCCGATGGGCCCTACGAGAACAGCGAGAGCGGCTGGATGGAGGATTACGACTACGTCCATCTCCAG GGCAAAGAAGAGTTTGAGAAGACCCAGAAGGAGCTGTTGGAGAAAGGCAACATCATCCGGCAGAGCAAGGACCAGCTGGAGCACCAGCAG CTGAAGCAGTTTGAGcggctggagcaggaggtgaCGCGCCCCATCGACAATGACCTGTCCAACTGGAGCCCCCCCCAGCACTACggcccggcgcggggcggcggggccctgTGTCCTGCTGACCGCCAGCTCCTCCTCTTCTACCTGGAGCAGTGCGAGGCCAACCTCACCACGCTCACCAACGCCGTCGACGCCTTCTTCACCGCCGTCAGCAGCAACCAACCCCCCAAGATCTTCGTGGCCCACAGCAAATTCGTCATCCTCAGCGCCCACAAGCTCGTCTTCATCGGGGACACGCTGTCCCGCCAGGCCAAGGCCCAGGACGTCCAGCACAAGGTGATGCACTACAGCAACCTCCTCTGTGAGATGCTCAAGGAGATCGTGGTGACCACCAAAGCGGCCGCCCTCCACTACCCTTCTCCTGCCGCCTCCAAGGACATGGTGGAGCGTGTCAAGGACCTCGCCAACAGCACGCAGCAGTTCAGGATGGTGCTGGGCCAGCTGGCAGCCATGTGA
- the BCAR1 gene encoding breast cancer anti-estrogen resistance protein 1 isoform X1, protein MTPHRPAGPGSPPRRGVLLQNVLAKALYDNVAESPDELSFRKGDIMTVLERNTQGLDGWWLCSLHGRQGIVPGNRLKILVGMYDKKQQQQQQQQAPGPAQGQAPPQPPVPQPALPYHHQGGYTPLSPASQYTPMHPAYAPQGDNVYLMPVPSKGQQGLYPGSVPTGQFPPAPAKQPPAYPKQTPPHAFPSPGQEIYQVPPSLGQAAEAYPGGSASPPQDVYQVPPSAGQAQDIYQVPPSLDMRSWEGPKPQGKVLVPTRVGQVYVYDSPKGEQDEYDFPRHLLSAGSQEIYDVPPVRGGVPSQFSQEVYDTPPMAVKGPNGQDPGQEIYDVPSSVEKNLHQTVYDVPPSVSKDVPDGPAREETYDVPPAFAKQKTFDPSRHPLVLAQQEPYLPEDVYDVPPVAGKGAPEPLLSHEIYDVPPSLKKLGGSAFPSQEVYDVPRDLHAPGKGSLDTEGEYIYDVPPQVDREAKGADGKRLSASSTGSTRSNISTSSLDVVPVKEPAKGTGKEFSLDLDAAMETLAKLQHGVGGAVSYLMSFIGANWRSPEHMEANAASIRGAAEGVRTALRDLLEFARGAVGNAAQASDRSLYAKLSKQLQKMEEVYQALARHGQALDACHWAPSTLAGGKPGTDDLEHFVMHSRGVPDDTKQLASFLHGNASLLFKRTKPVAESGGHGPSHPSDKASSIQSRPLPSPPKLLAQESPDGPYENSESGWMEDYDYVHLQGKEEFEKTQKELLEKGNIIRQSKDQLEHQQLKQFERLEQEVTRPIDNDLSNWSPPQHYGPARGGGALCPADRQLLLFYLEQCEANLTTLTNAVDAFFTAVSSNQPPKIFVAHSKFVILSAHKLVFIGDTLSRQAKAQDVQHKVMHYSNLLCEMLKEIVVTTKAAALHYPSPAASKDMVERVKDLANSTQQFRMVLGQLAAM, encoded by the exons ATGACTCCCCACCGGCCGGCGGGGCCCGGCTCACCGCCCCGGCGCGGGGTTCTCTTGCAGAACGTGCTGGCCAAGGCGCTGTACGACAACGTGGCCGAGTCGCCGGACGAGCTCTCCTTCCGCAAAGGCGACATCATGACGGTGCTGGAGCGCAACACGCAGGGGCTGGACGGCTGGTGGCTCTGCTCGCTCCACGGCCGGCAGGGCATCGTCCCCGGGAACCGCCTCAAGATCCTGGTGGGGATGTACgacaagaagcagcagcagcagcagcagcagcaagcgcCAGGCCCGGCGCAGGGACAGGCACCGCCGCAGCCGCCGGTGCCGCAGCCGGCTCTGCCTTACCACCACCAAGGGGGCTACACCCCGCTGTCGCCCGCCTCGCAGTACACACCCATGCACCCTGCTTATGCCCCCCAAGGGGACAACGTCTACCTGATGCCGGTCCCCAGCAAGGGACAGCAGGGTCTCTACCCGGGCTCGGTGCCCACCGGACAGTTTCCGCCTGCCCCGGCTAAGCAGCCGCCCGCCTACCCGAAGCAGACGCCTCCCCAcgccttccccagccccggccAGGAGATCTACCAGgtgcccccctccctgggccAAGCGGCAGAAGCGTACCCcgggggctctgccagccccccccAGGACGTCTACCAGGTTCCTCCCTCTGCCGGGCAGGCTCAAGACATCTACCAGGTGCCCCCATCGTTGGACATGAGGAGCTGGGAAGGGCCCAAGCCGCAAGGAAAG GTGCTGGTGCCCACCCGCGTGGGGCAAGTGTATGTCTACGACTCCCCCAAGGGCGAGCAGGATGAGTACGATTTCCCTCGCCACCTCCTCTCGGCGGGCTCCCAGGAGATCTACGACGTGCCGCCTGTCCGAGGGGGGGTCCCAAGCCAGTTCAGCCAggag GTCTACGACACTCCCCCCATGGCAGTGAAGGGTCCTAACGGGCAGGACCCAGGGCAGGAGATCTACGACGTGCCGTCCAGCGTGGAGAAGAACCTGCACCAAACT GTGTATGACGTCCCCCCCTCGGTGAGCAAGGACGTGCCGGACGGCCCCGCGCGGGAGGAGACCTACGACGTGCCCCCCGCCTTCGCCAAGCAGAAAACCTTCGACCCCTCCCGCCACCCCCTCGTCCTGGCCCAGCAGGAGCCCTACTTGCCAGAGGACGTCTACGACGTGCCGCCGGTGGCTGGGAAAGGCGCCCCCGAGCCACTGCTCTCCCACGAGATCTACGACGTGCCCCCCAGCCTCAAGAAGCTGGGGGGGTCAGCCTTCCCCTCCCAGGAGGTGTACGATGTACCCCGGGACCTGCACGCCCCGGGCAAGGGCTCCCTGGACACGGAGGGCGAGTACATCTACGACGTCCCACCGCAAGTGGACCGCGAGGCCAAGGGCGCCGACGGCAAGCGCCTCTCGGCCTCCAGCACGGGCAGCACCCGCAGCAACATCTCCACGTCCTCGCTGGACGTGGTGCCCGTGAAGGAGCCGGCCAAGGGAACCGGCAAGGAGTTCTCCTTGGACTTGGACGCCGCCATGGAGACGCTGGCCAAGCTCCAGCACGGCGTCGGCGGCGCCGTCTCCTACCTCATGTCCTTCATCGGTGCCAACTGGCGCAGCCCCGAGCACATGGAGGCCAACGCCGCCAGCATCCGCGGGGCAGCCGAGGGCGTCCGGACGGCCCTCCGGGACCTGCTGGAGTTTGCCCGGGGGGCGGTGGGCAATGCCGCCCAGGCCTCCGACCGCTCCCTCTACGCCAAGCtcagcaagcagctgcagaagatgGAGGAGGTCTACCAGGCCCTGGCACGGCACGGCCAAGCGCTGGACGCTTGCCACTGGGCCCCGAGCACCCTGGCCGGAGGCAAGCCGGGCACGGATGACTTGGAGCACTTTGTCATGCACTCGCGCGGCGTCCCCGATGACACCAAGCAGTTGGCCTCCTTCCTGCACGGCAACGCCTCCCTCCTCTTCAAACGGACAAAGCCGGTGGCGGAGAGTGGTGGCCACGGACCCTCTCACCCGTCTGACAAGGCCAGCAGCATCCAGTCGCGGCCACTGCCCTCCCCGCCCAAGCTGCTGGCCCAGGAGTCCCCCGATGGGCCCTACGAGAACAGCGAGAGCGGCTGGATGGAGGATTACGACTACGTCCATCTCCAG GGCAAAGAAGAGTTTGAGAAGACCCAGAAGGAGCTGTTGGAGAAAGGCAACATCATCCGGCAGAGCAAGGACCAGCTGGAGCACCAGCAG CTGAAGCAGTTTGAGcggctggagcaggaggtgaCGCGCCCCATCGACAATGACCTGTCCAACTGGAGCCCCCCCCAGCACTACggcccggcgcggggcggcggggccctgTGTCCTGCTGACCGCCAGCTCCTCCTCTTCTACCTGGAGCAGTGCGAGGCCAACCTCACCACGCTCACCAACGCCGTCGACGCCTTCTTCACCGCCGTCAGCAGCAACCAACCCCCCAAGATCTTCGTGGCCCACAGCAAATTCGTCATCCTCAGCGCCCACAAGCTCGTCTTCATCGGGGACACGCTGTCCCGCCAGGCCAAGGCCCAGGACGTCCAGCACAAGGTGATGCACTACAGCAACCTCCTCTGTGAGATGCTCAAGGAGATCGTGGTGACCACCAAAGCGGCCGCCCTCCACTACCCTTCTCCTGCCGCCTCCAAGGACATGGTGGAGCGTGTCAAGGACCTCGCCAACAGCACGCAGCAGTTCAGGATGGTGCTGGGCCAGCTGGCAGCCATGTGA